The DNA sequence ctacagggcagggagatttgtcggccgggcctgttgtcggtcgatcgggggacctgaccggctgtgcacattctccggggcagaccgccccttcccccctctttcgtacgccattgccttctccctacctgccctgccgcacacagccgaccggaagtcttcctgatgtcagcgctgacgtttgaggaagggagggctttgcttaagccctccctccgacatcagcgctgacatcgggaagatttccggtcggctgtgtgctgcgacagggctggtaaggagaaggagactaccctcgcggctcgagtgcactgcgatccaaccccgcaggaaccccgcgacccttggaggcgtccccacgggatccccgtgacccaaaggggaacccgcgggtcctgcgggattcccgtcatccccgttcccatgcagctctctattccagtctacatcaggcatgttgaagtcccccaacagcacagtgtctccacgcagagtgatggtctcaatgtcttcgattaattctttgtctatgttgtcttgttgttttggaggtctgtacacaacaccaagatacaggcatttgtcattgcccctggcaaggttcacccagagggttgGCTGGAGACCAGTAACCAGGTCAACAAATAGTAATAATCCACTGACAAgatttgcaatagcaaaatcctgttcccagttttgctgtttcatttggtttactgaggaatttTCATTTACATCTCGCTCCCACTTTTATTTTCACctttaactgcaagcatcagatgtaactgagtaacagtggtaaaaatctgcaaaattacttcagtaaaagtaacatcctgtacttctttacaagtatAAGTAACacaacttttacttaagtacagtaactAGTTACTATTCAACACAGCATTCTGGTGCTCTTTCTTGAATCTATACCTCAAGTGACCAGAATTTGGATTTTCCGAGTCTGATGCTACTGAACCATTTTGTGAATTTCTAGCTACCTGAGGTATATGATAACAAACATGAAAATCAATATTGTAGAAACTATGCAGCATTGATCCCTGCAGTTGTAATGTTttagaataaagatatttaaaacatttaaatgtAGCAACTGTTCTCTCAGTATGGACtgctgagatttttttttccatataaaaTCCTAGTAGTGCTCTGAGCTGTTATCATTTGATTTTCTTGATCAAAATAGTGATTGGCTAAGGTGATCATTCTGCTAGGATTCCACTATATGTACTTTGGTAACCATGTGTTTGCTATATGAATAATTCACACAGGTTCAATACAGTTGCTATTTTCCTGTGCCAAACCATCAACTTGTAAAATGTCAACTTCATCTATAATTAACTCTGGGCCTTAATCACATCCAACCTCATTTTTTAGACTTCAATTTTCTGAGTGTTTGGAGAGGAAAAGCCAGCCTTTAAATGATCTTTCTTTTAAATTGCCCTCAATTTTGAAGAAATTCcttttcatttcaaaatttaatTACATCGTCAATGTTTTTCATGTAGTCATAATTTCTTAAATGATGGATACCTCTTGTTCACATAAAGTTCCTGTCATTTTTGAGATCTTACACAACATATTCATGTTCAAAGTATAGGATAATTGTATAAGAGTGTTTTATGCTTAGAGGGGGTAATTTGAGAAAGCATTTTCCATATGCAAAGTGTGATTTATACACAGAAAAAAGCTCTTATATGCATGTATTCAACTGCAATTTTTGAACTATATGTGTTGACATgatgacatatatatatatgtggatTGCATGTGGTTGTTCTTGGGGTATGATTGAGTGGACTGGGGCAGAATTGTAATATTTGCACtaattcccccccttttttttttaacaaaaagtcTTGGAGGTAACagatctgatgctcatagaaattctatgagcattggagctgttactgccatggccagtgctagaaaccatgctatggttttgttaaaggggggtgggggcgggtaagttaattaagaaacaccatttaaaacagcaaaaaaacattAAAGTGCCTATTGGTGCCTAAAAAATCCGCACTGAAATTGAAcctctgtaggcactttaggccgcctaatgccactgtgggcgtaGCTAACACCAGAactggcattaggcggcctaaagcgcctacataacATCCTGTTAAGGGAGAGAAAGTGAAATGTTGGCAATGCTCTTTAAAAGGGAGTCAAAAGAACTGTTGTTCTTTGGATTGCAGTCAAGACTGAGATTTTGTTGTCTCTGCTATCTAGGATGCATTTGAGTAAATGGTCGTGAAGACATACAAGGCTGATTATAACAACACCTGGAAGTATAGTAAGAGTGTTTACAGATATTAGAATACTGTCGAGATGGTCGTGTTTGTGAAGACTGCACTTtggggtattaacgtagaacaaaatcttttccagagaaaggaaaatggtaaaaccaagggacatgatttgaggttgaggggtggtagattcaggagcaatgttaggtaattctactttacggagagggtggtggatgcctggaatgcgctcctgagagaggtggtggagaggaaaacagtgattgagttcaaagaagcgtgggatgaacacagaggatcttgaatcagaaaatattaaatattgaaccaaggccagtactgggcagacttgcacagtctgtgtgtctgtatatggccgtttggaggaggatggactggagagggcttcaatggcttgggagggtgtagatgggctggagtaggttttgacggagatttcagcagttggaacccaagcacagtaacgggtagagctttggattcttgccaagaaatagctaagaagaaaaaatttaaaaaaatttaaattgaatcaggttgggcagactggatggatcattcgggtctttatctgccatcatataatATGTTACTATGGACAAGGATTTCTACTTGAAAGCTTTAaaatgaaccttttttttttttttctttttgtgtctaAAATGTTTGAACTGTTTTGTGGAAGGTTTATCCTTTTCCTTCACTGGAACCAGTGAGTTTGAACTGTGCCAAGTGGGGAACATTTGTCTCAATGTTTGTTATATTTCGTGGGGAATGGGCACCACATTGTGCTGAAGAAGGAACTGTTTGTGTTTCTAAAGTACTGAACTTTATTTCTTTACGCTACTTTATTTTCATTCAGCAAGAAGCTGAGGATTATTTGGGGAGAAGTCTGCTAATACttgtttttttagtctccatatgttggaggtgagatcctgcttccatcaacatttttatgttcttgtacaatcaatcattctttcgaggttggattattgtaatgcgaTCTTCTTAAGCCTGactaagaaaagtcttcaaagacttcagttgatccataatactgcagctaggctgatctttgcaaaaagtaaatttgatcatgtttctccacttttgctaaaacttcattggcttccaattatttctagagtctatTTCAAATGTGCTAGCTTTATATTTAAGATCTTgcttggcatctttccttccttccttccttcattttggaattctacaagatctGACCGACCTactcaaaaacttaaattatcctttcctatgctgaaaggtgtcatctatactggaaaactagggaagtctcttcttttcaaaattactaagctctggaataattttcctgtccagttgcgtgatctgggctctctccaattattccgaacatatatgaaaacttggcttttttcaaaattgtgatctTCGTTTCCCTCTATATTAtccattgtatttttttctttaattttctgtaaactgtgtcgagctctattttatagagaagatgtgatatataagcttaaggtttagtttagtattttatagagaagatgcgatatataagcttaaggtttagtttagtaaagaGATTTTGGAAACTGTATGCAGCTACAGAAAGCAGACTAAGTAATCTTTCCAACCTAGCTCTTAGGAGCTGGAGCCTTTTGCTATTTTAAAAACAGGGCCAATTGAATGGACATTGTGGGATAAGTTTAATGAACTGTGTTAATAAAAACTTGTTCATTAGAATTTGGAAACAAGGATATTTTTGTTGTTTGTATAAAAGCCTAGGCCCAAGAGTGAGCTTCATAGAATACAGAGTATGACAGCAGACAAGGGccaatggcccaacaagtctgcccactcaaagaaccctcccctaagcatttccccggagtgaacccacatgtttatcccatcgtttcttgaagtcgagcacgttgctggcttcaactgcctgacgtggaagaccattccatcgatgaaccacccttttggtgaagaagtacttcctgatgtcgccatgaagtctcccacccttgagtttgagcggatgtcctcttgttgccgtgggacctgtaaggaaaaagatatcttcttccacctcagcacggcctgtaagatatttgaacatctccatcatatcacccctctctctgcgttcctcgagagaatataactgcaacctgcttagacgttcttcatatgggagatccttgagtcccgagaccatcttagtggccattcgctgaaccgattccattctcttcacattcttttgataatgtggcctccagtactgaacacagtactccagatgagggctcaccatggacctgtacaatggcattataacttcaggctttcggctggaaaaacttcttcagatgcaacccagcatctgtctagccttggttgaagctttctctacctaattggtagtcttcatatcttcactaatgatttcacccaggtcccgttctgcgacagttcttgttaaggtttcaccattcagggtataTGTTTTGCAGGGATTACCGTTACCAAGGAGCATAACCTTATACTTTTTAgcgttaaaactcagttgccaagtatttgaccatttttccagtaaaagtaggtcctgcctcagtgtcgggcacggttgcgctgtccactatgttgcatagcgtagcgtcatcggcaaataatgtaatcttACCTCGAAGTCCTTGGGGCAGGTcttgtacaaagatattaaatagtatcggacccaagaccgagccctgcggcattccactggtcacttccaacGTTTCtcagggagtaccatttaccaccaccctctgaagtctaccactgagccagtctttaacccatgcagtcaatgtttctcctagtcccattgtatccattttgttcaataacctacggtgtgggacactatcaaaggctttactgaagtctaaatagactatatccagggactctcccctatctagttgttttgttacccagtcaaagaagcttatcagattggattgacaagaccttcccttcgtaaatccATGCATGCCTTTTTGCCTACAGAAAAGTTAATTTTTCAATGAactgtttttgtgtgtgtgtgtgtggtgaggGGGGGGTTGCCTTGGAAGAATGTTACTCCTATTCTTTTCTTTCCTTAACTGCAATGCTACTAATGCCTAGGTGTTCTGAGGAATATGAACTACACTATTCAGTTTGAGTATAATTTTCTTAACTGGGTTTGACACTAGTATCCTGGGTTTCTTAACTGGAACAGTTTCATCATCCGAGTATAATTGGCCAGTTTCATCAACTGAGTATAATTTTCTTAACTTTGTTTGACACTAGTATCTAGACAAAGTTACCTGTAGGGCTTTCCCCATATTGGGAAGCACACCAATCTATTGTTTGTCGCCAGGCAGGGTCCCCACCGCACAGTCCATGGCCCCCTGCGGCAACAAGAAGGAAGAGTTGAAAACCGTGATTGATACTTTCTGCACAGTTTACGGATTCAGACTGAATAcccatccatccagaatgacacacctattgcactagaatgccctttatagaacagtgctgagAATACATTTTTCCTGGAGACTAAGttttggcaccatttactgaatcttgcCCTTAACATGTGAATTAACATGTGTTGTTACATTGGCTTGACACTTAGCATCTGTTAATTCCAAAGTTACATGCATGAGGAAAATAGGCATGACTGCACCTTACAGTTAGCACCGATCGTTTACCACCACCTACTGAGGTGGCATTAAGTGCATCTGCATTACTGTCTTATGCTTAATGcatggtattttattttttttaaatctgtattAACACTAGGAGAAGATACTGGGCATGCACAGAGACTTTACAGTTTCTGTGCATTAATTTTTGCAACCAGTATACCatgctttagtaaaaagagccaAATATAGCAGAGCTGCTCAAAAGTTTAGTCTGTTTATTTCTTACATGCACATATAGCATTTGGACCCCAAAAGCCAACTTCCTCAGTGACGGTGGCCATTGTGTTTTAATTTTTGATCCCCTTTTTGAAATGTCATATTTTTTGACAAACTAATACTTTCCTTACTTGgatatctttatcatatctctacAAACTGCAAAATGTCCTATTACAACAGCtacacataaaaacaaattaagtaTACTGTACTATTAATACAGTATATTGCTGTTATCTCACCTGAAAAACTCAATAGTAACTATAGTAAATATCTGTGAAGAAAAAGTCTGTATTGCTATTGTTATTTCAAATTCAGGAAAAGGCTCAACAAGATATTACGTTCACACTGTGAAGTCTtttgtaatattttttaaaagatgtATTGTTGTGGATCTTAGAAACATTTCAGACTCTTACAAAGACAATGTATTATTTCCAATGCaagtcatttttaaaaaatccatgcAAACAAGCTGAACAAAGTGTTTTATTATACTCGGTGTAAGCTTGCACAATGTTTCAGAGAAACAGAATATTGTTTCAACATAAAAGTCAGTTTTAGAGAGATTCAGAGTATAGAAATGTAAAAATATATCTACCTCATTCTTCCTTGTCCTGCTTTCGCTCAACTAGTTTCAAGATTTAAGAAATGGTCCTACACAACTAGTACCTGTGTAAACGCTTCTTTAAATTCTCTATCATTTCCATGGTCACATCTTGCAACGATAACACTGTTGCATTACACTCAGATGGATTAAATGTAATTGTCATCAAACAACAAAGATCTATTAGTCCTTTTTGGCACTGCTGTAGACCAGACATAAGTTTTTGACGTTGATTAGGAGCCTTCTTTAATCGTTTCATGTCAGACACAGAGAATCCAATAAATTTAGTTAGAACTTCATCTTTAAAATCTACATCTAGGTAAGCTGTCCCATCAGATATCTTTGCTTTTATACTCCAAAAGCCACTGCTGCTAGTCAGACTTCCACTTAATGTTACAATAAATGATTTGATTTGTACAGTTTCTACTTTATTAGTTTTTCTGGCCAGTAGGACTGAAAGATACGTATAAGGTAGATTGTCCAAGTTCTCATCCATACCATTCTGGCACTTATGTTCACTAGTCCTGCAATGCAAGGGTGAAACTTTTGAGTCAAAAGACAAATTTGTAAAGCTTCTTGTAGGTATATCTTGATTTCCTTTCAGAACCTGTGGCTGGCACGTACCAGGTTCTTCTAATTCCTTCTGGATCTCCTCATCTAAAAACAAGTTATCATCCAATAAATCATACTCATCCTCTAAATATCTATCTAAATCTATTACAGAATCCTCAGGTGGACCATCATCTGTTTGTAATATTCTCATATCTCCTTGCAATATTCCACTGTTTTGTTGTGCTTCACGTCCAATGCTTGAAAAGGCAGAATACGATGGTGTGTTTGAATGATCATTTCTACTGCAATATCCACTTTCTGAGGCAATTCCGTTACTTATTGTATATTCAGCATTTTCATCAAGACTTGCTAAAAGTTCTTCATCTGAAGGCCCTAAATTTTGGCCAGTTTCATCAACTGATTCTAAAATACTTTGTTCTGGATTAACTGGTTGAATAAGGATGGGGCTATCTTCTCCAATTAATCTAGCAAGAACTTTTTCTTGAGTATATTCTTCAACAAGAGTTTCAACTTCACCACCAAGTActttcacattttctggcttcaGTAAAATTACTCCAAGACGACATGTCATTTTCCCCTGTAGCATAACTTTGGTACCTGGAGAAATGTTACTGTGAAGGACAGAAATGGGTTGATATTCCATACCTTGAATCGGCTGTAATCCATCGGTTAGCATTAGCATC is a window from the Geotrypetes seraphini chromosome 1, aGeoSer1.1, whole genome shotgun sequence genome containing:
- the RMI1 gene encoding recQ-mediated genome instability protein 1, with translation MNSSTVAVRVDTWLSSAWHVKVPARWLEACIDWIKQENSGGNLSQAEINKQVYEQWLLTDLRDLEFPVLPDGIADTPKCELDGFYSIQIDSLVDVSQPAYSQLQKIRGKNNPNEQVSACIQMPQKPWEVKPTRMLMLMLTDGLQPIQGMEYQPISVLHSNISPGTKVMLQGKMTCRLGVILLKPENVKVLGGEVETLVEEYTQEKVLARLIGEDSPILIQPVNPEQSILESVDETGQNLGPSDEELLASLDENAEYTISNGIASESGYCSRNDHSNTPSYSAFSSIGREAQQNSGILQGDMRILQTDDGPPEDSVIDLDRYLEDEYDLLDDNLFLDEEIQKELEEPGTCQPQVLKGNQDIPTRSFTNLSFDSKVSPLHCRTSEHKCQNGMDENLDNLPYTYLSVLLARKTNKVETVQIKSFIVTLSGSLTSSSGFWSIKAKISDGTAYLDVDFKDEVLTKFIGFSVSDMKRLKKAPNQRQKLMSGLQQCQKGLIDLCCLMTITFNPSECNATVLSLQDVTMEMIENLKKRLHRY